In a single window of the Pirellulales bacterium genome:
- a CDS encoding CAAX prenyl protease-related protein codes for MTAEPALPAEPSDPSDPSTHGRPPLPAGWLSRWPWVTFVLPLALFMLAGSLEPTPPAPDPAGTAQAADADAGADATFDTDGGWLNLAYRRYPLVYTAKIALIVLAMIAVAPGYRAFRGRVSGLAFLVGAVGAVLWIALSKLHLEQHLSALPDTVTSLLGLGPRSAYNPLEELKDDPAWAYGFLAIRFMGLALVVPVIEEFFLRGFLMRFVMHEKWWQVPFGEANRLALIVGTAFPVLYHPEKVAALVWFSLVSWLMVRTKNIWDCVTAHAVTNALLGAYVVATGSWELM; via the coding sequence ATGACTGCCGAACCCGCTCTGCCGGCCGAACCCTCCGATCCCTCCGATCCCTCGACCCACGGCCGCCCCCCGCTGCCGGCCGGCTGGCTCAGCCGCTGGCCCTGGGTCACGTTCGTGCTGCCGTTGGCGTTGTTCATGCTCGCAGGGTCGCTCGAGCCGACTCCCCCCGCGCCGGACCCGGCCGGCACGGCGCAAGCGGCCGACGCCGACGCTGGTGCAGACGCGACCTTCGACACGGACGGCGGCTGGCTCAATCTGGCGTATCGCCGCTACCCGCTGGTCTACACGGCCAAGATTGCCTTGATCGTGCTAGCAATGATCGCCGTGGCGCCCGGGTATCGTGCGTTCCGCGGCCGGGTCAGCGGGCTCGCGTTCCTCGTCGGCGCGGTCGGGGCCGTGTTGTGGATCGCCCTTTCGAAGCTCCACCTGGAGCAGCACCTGAGCGCGCTGCCCGACACGGTGACGAGCCTGTTGGGCCTCGGTCCGCGCAGTGCGTACAACCCGCTCGAGGAGCTGAAGGACGACCCGGCTTGGGCGTACGGGTTTCTTGCGATCCGCTTCATGGGGCTGGCGCTGGTGGTCCCCGTGATCGAAGAGTTCTTCCTCCGCGGGTTTCTGATGCGGTTTGTGATGCACGAGAAGTGGTGGCAGGTCCCCTTCGGCGAGGCGAACCGGCTGGCCCTGATCGTCGGCACGGCGTTTCCCGTGCTCTACCATCCCGAGAAAGTCGCGGCCCTGGTGTGGTTCAGCCTGGTGAGTTGGCTGATGGTCCGCACGAAGAACATTTGGGACTGCGTCACGGCGCACGCCGTCACCAACGCCTTGTTGGGGGCGTACGTCGTCGCGACCGGCTCGTGGGAATTGATGTAG